A genomic segment from Tessaracoccus defluvii encodes:
- a CDS encoding carbohydrate ABC transporter permease: MIIVWGAVPFVALSLYAALTQVPGEVLEAASLDGAGGLKRFWFITVPYIRSILVVLVILQIIWDLRVFAQIYALQTIGGVRETTNTIGVYIYNESMASGKLGTGGAISVILVAIMLAISAYYIRLTLKQEDDQ, from the coding sequence ATGATCATCGTCTGGGGCGCTGTCCCGTTCGTGGCGCTCAGTCTCTACGCCGCGCTGACGCAGGTGCCGGGAGAGGTCCTCGAGGCCGCCTCCCTCGACGGTGCAGGAGGCCTGAAGCGCTTCTGGTTCATCACCGTCCCCTACATCCGCTCCATCCTCGTCGTCCTCGTGATCCTGCAGATCATCTGGGACCTGCGCGTCTTCGCGCAGATCTACGCGCTGCAGACCATCGGCGGGGTGCGCGAGACCACCAACACCATCGGCGTCTACATCTACAACGAGTCCATGGCCTCCGGAAAGCTCGGCACTGGCGGCGCCATCTCCGTGATCCTCGTCGCCATCATGCTCGCCATCTCGGCGTACTACATCCGGCTCACCCTGAAGCAGGAGGATGACCAGTGA
- a CDS encoding carbohydrate ABC transporter permease, translating to MKARKFLSRSALNIAALIVFVCSAFPVYWMVNTSFLPASAIKGDTVHMWPDEFTLRNYSTARDGGFLSALKVSLSATGITLVVALLFAFMAALALSRFKFRSRKSIIVLVLVIQMIPAEALIISTFRVLDGWYATNTILGLSGVYIAMVLPFTIWTLRGFVNGVPADLEEAAMIDGCSRSGAFWRITFPLLAPASSPRACSRSSRRGTSSCSPW from the coding sequence GTGAAGGCCAGGAAGTTCCTCTCCCGCAGCGCGCTCAACATCGCCGCGCTCATCGTTTTCGTCTGCTCGGCGTTCCCCGTCTACTGGATGGTGAACACGTCCTTCCTTCCCGCCTCGGCGATCAAGGGCGACACCGTCCACATGTGGCCTGACGAGTTCACGCTGCGCAACTACTCGACAGCACGGGACGGCGGCTTCCTGTCGGCGCTGAAGGTGTCGCTGAGCGCCACCGGCATCACGCTCGTCGTGGCCCTGCTGTTCGCGTTCATGGCCGCACTGGCGCTGTCGCGCTTCAAGTTCCGCTCCCGCAAGTCGATCATCGTCCTGGTGCTGGTGATCCAGATGATCCCGGCCGAGGCGCTCATCATCTCGACGTTCCGGGTGCTCGACGGCTGGTACGCGACCAACACCATCCTCGGCCTGTCGGGCGTCTACATCGCCATGGTGCTGCCGTTCACCATCTGGACGCTGCGTGGCTTCGTCAACGGCGTCCCCGCCGACCTGGAGGAGGCCGCCATGATCGACGGCTGCAGCCGGTCGGGCGCGTTCTGGCGGATCACCTTCCCGCTGCTCGCCCCGGCCTCGTCGCCACGGGCGTGTTCGCGTTCATCCAGGCGTGGAACGAGTTCGTGTTCGCCCTGGTGA